Proteins from a genomic interval of Salinarchaeum sp. Harcht-Bsk1:
- a CDS encoding creatininase family protein has protein sequence MSSRRSVLLEEMVSPEIEAAIEDGTRTAVVAVGSIEQHGPHLPVNMDTLDGDELARRIAVELGDALAAPTIRPGCSGHHMAFPGTITIPPETLMDVIRGYCRSLDEHGFEHVVLVPTHGGNFGPVKTVAPEIAREVDATVIPLADLDEHMQLLNDGLAKAGIDYQQDVIHAGAAETAIVLAIDEGLVRTEEMEPGPEGEFSTARLLSEGFDAITENGVLGDPREATAEAGETIVQTVVDAYVEAIEAERSAV, from the coding sequence GTGTCTTCTCGCAGGTCAGTACTCCTTGAGGAGATGGTATCGCCCGAAATCGAGGCAGCGATCGAAGACGGCACGCGCACGGCGGTCGTCGCCGTCGGCTCGATCGAACAGCACGGTCCCCACCTCCCGGTGAACATGGACACGCTCGACGGCGACGAACTCGCCCGGCGGATCGCCGTGGAACTGGGCGACGCGCTCGCCGCACCGACGATCCGGCCCGGCTGCTCCGGCCACCACATGGCATTCCCGGGGACCATCACGATCCCGCCCGAGACCCTGATGGACGTGATCAGGGGCTACTGTCGGTCGCTCGACGAGCACGGGTTCGAGCACGTCGTACTGGTGCCGACCCACGGCGGTAACTTCGGCCCCGTCAAAACCGTCGCACCCGAGATCGCCCGCGAGGTCGACGCGACCGTGATTCCGCTCGCGGACCTCGACGAGCACATGCAGCTCCTGAACGACGGGCTCGCCAAGGCCGGAATCGACTACCAGCAGGACGTGATCCACGCCGGTGCGGCGGAGACCGCGATCGTGCTGGCGATCGACGAGGGGCTCGTCCGGACCGAGGAGATGGAACCCGGTCCCGAAGGCGAGTTCTCCACGGCCCGGCTCCTCAGCGAGGGGTTCGACGCGATCACGGAGAACGGCGTCCTCGGCGATCCACGGGAAGCGACCGCCGAGGCCGGCGAGACGATCGTCCAGACGGTCGTCGACGCCTACGTCGAGGCGATCGAAGCAGAGC
- a CDS encoding helix-turn-helix transcriptional regulator — protein sequence MENEESQHYTDNAALTRLFGDSPRTKILAVLLQQGRDTNVSTIADVGGMSRSSVYRHLDDLIELGVVEKTREIGGSPLYQIDKENRVSKELAELEWALVDEIAEETDEGVDDDFEIPESPPDSN from the coding sequence ATGGAAAACGAAGAAAGCCAGCATTACACGGATAACGCAGCCCTCACCCGCCTATTCGGCGACAGTCCCCGGACGAAGATCCTCGCCGTATTGCTCCAGCAGGGCCGTGACACGAACGTCAGCACGATTGCGGACGTCGGGGGCATGAGCCGGAGCTCCGTCTATCGCCATCTGGACGATCTGATCGAGCTCGGCGTCGTCGAGAAGACGCGGGAGATCGGCGGAAGCCCACTGTATCAGATCGACAAGGAGAACCGAGTTTCCAAAGAACTCGCCGAGCTAGAGTGGGCACTCGTCGACGAGATCGCCGAGGAGACGGACGAGGGCGTGGACGACGACTTCGAGATCCCGGAGTCGCCCCCGGATTCCAACTAG
- the nikR gene encoding nickel-responsive transcriptional regulator NikR, whose product MAVVSVSMPDELLDRLDEFSEEHGYTGRSEVVREASRNLLGEFEDASLEDKELMGVVTVVFDYETTNVEQRMTELRHEHEHLVASNFHSHVAERYCMELFVLEGTLPEISTFVGKIRATHDTLSVDYSVHPIEEFSQTLEAAEEASD is encoded by the coding sequence ATGGCAGTCGTCTCCGTCTCGATGCCCGACGAATTGCTCGATCGCCTCGACGAGTTCTCCGAGGAACACGGCTACACCGGCCGCAGCGAGGTCGTCCGGGAGGCCAGCCGAAATCTGCTCGGCGAGTTCGAGGACGCGAGCCTCGAGGACAAGGAGCTGATGGGCGTCGTCACCGTCGTCTTCGACTACGAGACCACCAACGTCGAGCAGCGCATGACCGAACTCCGCCACGAGCACGAGCACCTCGTCGCCTCCAACTTCCACAGCCACGTCGCGGAGCGCTACTGCATGGAACTGTTCGTCCTGGAGGGTACCCTGCCGGAGATCTCGACCTTCGTCGGGAAGATTCGCGCGACCCACGACACGCTGTCGGTGGACTACTCGGTCCACCCGATCGAGGAGTTCTCGCAGACGCTGGAGGCCGCGGAGGAGGCGTCTGACTAG
- the gcvPA gene encoding aminomethyl-transferring glycine dehydrogenase subunit GcvPA — MTGHDTGTPFAPHTPEETAAMLDAVGAETVEDLFDVPDSVRFDGEFGIESRDEQTVRAEFTEQLDDTDEQIEFLGRGHYDHYVPSAVEHLADRSEFLTSYTQYQPEVAQGFLQALFEYQSIVVELTGLDVANCSLYDAATALGEAALLAKRVRATSGDVVLVPELLREERRSVLENYVGGTDLRVEAYPHDDGVADVEALRGRVDADVAMVYAESPTVRGTLDPHLAAIGDLADEHDALFTLGSDPIALSVLERPAVLGADVVVGDASVLGLPASFGTGLGLFATRDEFLRQVPGRLVGASEDADGNRAYTLTLQTREQHIRKERATSNVCTNQAWVALRSAMHAVSLGPEGLVELAQTCIEEPASLAATIDDLPGYAAPVHDKAHFREFVVETDASAATIGAGLREEGFAVHVLDEDRLQLCVTDTNREHVGDLVEAMEVVR, encoded by the coding sequence ATGACCGGCCACGACACCGGCACTCCTTTCGCCCCACATACGCCCGAAGAGACGGCAGCGATGCTCGACGCCGTCGGCGCCGAGACCGTCGAGGACCTCTTCGACGTCCCCGACTCGGTCCGCTTCGACGGCGAGTTCGGGATCGAATCGCGCGACGAGCAGACCGTCCGCGCCGAGTTCACCGAACAGCTCGACGACACCGACGAGCAGATCGAGTTCCTCGGCCGCGGCCACTACGACCACTACGTTCCCTCGGCGGTCGAGCACCTCGCCGACCGCTCGGAGTTCCTCACGAGCTACACGCAGTACCAGCCCGAGGTCGCGCAGGGCTTCCTGCAGGCGCTCTTCGAGTACCAGTCGATCGTCGTCGAACTCACCGGGCTCGACGTCGCGAACTGCTCGCTGTACGACGCCGCGACCGCGCTCGGCGAGGCCGCCCTGCTCGCGAAACGCGTCCGGGCGACCAGCGGCGACGTGGTGCTCGTTCCGGAACTGCTCCGCGAGGAACGGCGGTCGGTCCTCGAGAACTACGTCGGCGGGACCGACCTCCGCGTCGAGGCCTATCCCCACGACGACGGCGTTGCGGACGTCGAAGCCCTCCGCGGGCGGGTCGATGCGGACGTCGCGATGGTCTACGCCGAGTCGCCGACGGTCCGCGGGACGCTCGATCCACACCTCGCGGCGATCGGTGACCTCGCCGACGAGCACGACGCGCTGTTCACGCTCGGCTCGGATCCGATCGCGCTCTCGGTGCTCGAACGGCCGGCCGTCCTCGGCGCCGACGTCGTCGTCGGCGACGCGAGCGTGCTCGGCCTGCCCGCGAGCTTCGGGACTGGCCTCGGCCTCTTCGCCACACGGGACGAGTTCCTCCGGCAGGTTCCCGGGCGACTCGTCGGGGCGAGCGAGGACGCCGACGGCAACCGGGCGTACACGCTCACGCTCCAGACTCGGGAGCAACACATCCGCAAGGAGCGCGCGACCTCGAACGTCTGTACGAACCAGGCGTGGGTCGCGCTGCGCTCGGCGATGCACGCCGTCTCGCTCGGACCCGAGGGGCTCGTCGAGCTAGCCCAGACGTGCATCGAGGAGCCGGCATCCCTCGCCGCGACGATCGACGATCTTCCGGGGTACGCGGCCCCGGTCCACGACAAGGCGCACTTCCGCGAGTTCGTCGTCGAGACCGATGCCTCCGCGGCGACGATCGGTGCTGGTCTCCGCGAGGAAGGCTTCGCCGTCCACGTGCTGGATGAGGACCGGTTGCAACTCTGCGTGACGGACACGAATCGGGAGCACGTCGGTGACCTCGTCGAGGCCATGGAGGTGGTTCGATGA
- the gcvPB gene encoding aminomethyl-transferring glycine dehydrogenase subunit GcvPB gives MKFDQARWSRDDAPVYEPLLSESDDRTVEVDVDLPDDLTRNELTLPDPAEPQLARHYTRLSEMTYGVEHGPYPLGSCTMKYNPWYVEDLAADPNALVHPDRSDEAAQGILAVMHRLQEDLAAIGGMDAVTLQPPAGAAGEFAGILIAKAYHEANGDDRSEVIVPDTAHGTNFASAAMGGYEVVELPSGEDGRVDVDALEGALSEDTAALMLTNPNTLGLFERDIEEIADLVHDVGGLLYYDGANLNALLGRARPGDMGFDVMHYNVHKTFATPHGGGGPGAGPVGVAERLAEFLPDPHVRKTTGAGEDSERAGEDSERAGATIPTFERYTPEHSIGKVHGFDGNWLVLLKAAAYIARLGDEGLSDASAKAVLNANYLASQLHYDVPYGPFHHEFVASAGDRDAAEVAKRMLDHGVHPPTTKWPEIVPEALMTEPTEVESRDSLDQLAAAFDAVQAEDDETLANAPERTAAKRIDQTSAARNPRLCWQDLDGEE, from the coding sequence ATGAAGTTCGATCAGGCCAGATGGTCGCGAGACGACGCGCCGGTGTACGAGCCCCTGCTCTCGGAATCCGACGATCGGACGGTGGAGGTCGACGTCGACCTGCCGGACGACCTTACCCGGAACGAACTCACGCTCCCGGATCCCGCGGAACCCCAGCTCGCACGGCACTACACCCGGCTCTCGGAGATGACCTACGGCGTCGAGCACGGCCCGTACCCGCTGGGCTCCTGCACGATGAAGTACAACCCGTGGTACGTCGAGGACCTCGCTGCCGATCCGAACGCGCTGGTCCATCCGGACCGCTCCGACGAGGCCGCACAGGGGATCCTCGCGGTCATGCACCGCCTCCAGGAGGACCTCGCAGCCATCGGCGGCATGGACGCCGTCACGCTCCAGCCGCCCGCAGGGGCCGCCGGCGAGTTCGCTGGCATCCTGATCGCGAAGGCCTACCACGAGGCCAACGGCGACGACCGCTCGGAGGTCATCGTCCCCGACACTGCTCACGGCACGAACTTCGCCTCGGCGGCGATGGGCGGCTACGAGGTCGTCGAGTTGCCCAGCGGCGAGGACGGCCGCGTCGACGTCGACGCGCTGGAAGGGGCGCTCTCGGAGGACACCGCCGCCCTCATGCTCACGAACCCGAACACGCTCGGGCTCTTCGAGCGCGACATCGAGGAGATCGCCGATCTCGTCCACGACGTTGGCGGGCTGCTCTACTACGACGGCGCGAACCTCAACGCACTGTTGGGCCGCGCTCGCCCCGGCGACATGGGCTTCGACGTGATGCACTACAACGTCCACAAGACGTTCGCGACGCCCCACGGCGGCGGTGGCCCGGGCGCGGGCCCGGTCGGCGTCGCGGAGCGCCTCGCCGAGTTCCTGCCCGATCCGCACGTCCGGAAGACCACCGGCGCCGGCGAAGACAGCGAGCGTGCCGGCGAAGACAGCGAGCGCGCCGGCGCCACGATCCCGACGTTCGAGCGCTACACGCCCGAGCACTCCATCGGCAAGGTCCACGGCTTCGACGGCAACTGGCTGGTGCTCCTGAAAGCAGCCGCGTACATCGCGCGGCTCGGCGACGAGGGCCTGAGCGACGCCAGCGCGAAGGCCGTACTCAACGCGAACTACCTCGCGAGCCAACTGCACTACGACGTGCCGTACGGCCCGTTCCACCACGAGTTCGTGGCCTCCGCCGGCGACCGCGACGCCGCGGAGGTGGCCAAGCGCATGCTCGACCACGGCGTCCACCCACCGACGACGAAGTGGCCCGAGATCGTGCCGGAGGCGCTGATGACCGAGCCGACGGAGGTCGAGTCGCGAGACTCGCTCGACCAGCTCGCCGCGGCCTTCGACGCCGTCCAGGCCGAGGACGACGAGACCCTGGCGAACGCGCCCGAGCGGACCGCCGCGAAGCGGATCGACCAGACGAGTGCGGCGCGGAACCCTCGGCTGTGCTGGCAGGATCTGGACGGCGAGGAGTAG
- a CDS encoding Rieske (2Fe-2S) protein has protein sequence MAADDSAPAPEGYVEATDLQTLQDDGAAVAAADGTPIALFYHDGEVHAVDNACPHMGFPLIEGSVDDGILTCHWHHARFELSCGDTFDPWADDVASYPTRIEDGRVYVRPEPATDRPPEERWRDRLDTGLEENLRLVIAKSVIGLDAAGVPDEEPLERGLEFGATYRESGWSSGLTILAAMGNVLPTLTGHDHRRALYTGLRHVASDCSGEPPNFSQPAFDADVEPDRLVRWFRDAVEVRDRDGVERCLRTAVEQSSTGPHSQAPEDAVESEEHGRETIERMLFGAATDHLYLDSGHSLDMINKAIEALDRTQWANAEPILASLVPRLTEATRMEERSQWRQPVDVAGMCFDAFDELEEAAAQGANLRAERRNAADESNGWRWTPDDQFRETLLSDDPQAIVDALLAGVRDGAAPSDLAAPVVDAAATRVAQFGTSNEFNDWNTVHHTFTYANAVREAALRTEADALYRGVFDTAISVYLDRFLNSPPATIPEPDGDGDPESLREDLLDAMDREGAVNEAGRAAVEWLAVADGPEAVWTTLGETLLREDAGFHTLQNYEAGWRQFHRAASGSERRRALVAVARYQAAHFPTRREAEQTFSIATRLHRGEKLHE, from the coding sequence ATGGCAGCCGACGACTCCGCCCCCGCTCCCGAGGGCTACGTCGAGGCCACCGACCTCCAGACGCTCCAGGACGACGGCGCCGCCGTCGCGGCCGCGGACGGGACGCCGATCGCGCTCTTCTACCACGACGGCGAGGTCCACGCGGTCGACAACGCCTGTCCGCACATGGGCTTCCCGCTGATCGAGGGCAGCGTCGACGACGGCATCCTCACCTGCCACTGGCACCACGCCCGCTTCGAACTCTCCTGTGGCGACACGTTCGACCCCTGGGCCGACGACGTGGCGAGCTACCCCACCAGGATCGAGGACGGCCGCGTCTACGTCCGCCCCGAGCCAGCCACCGATCGACCGCCGGAAGAACGCTGGCGCGACCGCCTCGACACCGGCCTCGAGGAGAACCTCCGGCTCGTGATCGCGAAGTCTGTCATCGGGCTCGATGCCGCCGGCGTCCCCGACGAGGAGCCACTCGAGCGCGGGCTCGAATTCGGTGCGACCTACCGCGAATCGGGCTGGAGCTCCGGGCTCACCATCCTCGCCGCGATGGGGAACGTCCTCCCCACGCTCACCGGGCACGATCACCGTCGCGCGCTCTACACCGGACTCCGCCACGTCGCGAGCGACTGTTCGGGCGAACCGCCGAACTTCTCCCAGCCCGCGTTCGACGCCGACGTCGAGCCCGACCGGCTCGTCCGGTGGTTCCGGGACGCCGTGGAAGTCCGCGACCGCGACGGCGTCGAGCGCTGCCTCCGGACCGCCGTCGAGCAAAGCTCGACGGGCCCTCACTCGCAGGCTCCTGAGGACGCCGTCGAGAGCGAGGAGCACGGGCGCGAGACGATCGAGCGGATGCTGTTCGGCGCCGCCACCGACCATCTGTACCTCGATTCGGGCCACAGCCTCGACATGATCAACAAGGCGATCGAGGCGCTCGATCGGACGCAGTGGGCCAACGCCGAACCCATTCTCGCGAGTCTCGTTCCCCGGCTGACCGAGGCGACTCGCATGGAGGAGCGCTCCCAGTGGCGCCAGCCCGTCGACGTCGCGGGCATGTGCTTCGACGCGTTCGACGAACTGGAGGAAGCAGCGGCCCAGGGTGCTAACCTCCGGGCCGAGCGGCGGAACGCCGCCGACGAATCGAACGGCTGGCGGTGGACGCCGGACGACCAGTTCCGCGAGACGCTGCTGTCGGACGACCCCCAGGCAATCGTCGACGCACTGCTCGCCGGCGTCCGGGACGGCGCAGCGCCGAGCGACCTCGCGGCGCCGGTCGTCGACGCCGCCGCGACCCGCGTCGCGCAGTTCGGCACCTCCAACGAGTTCAACGATTGGAACACCGTCCACCACACGTTCACCTACGCCAACGCCGTCCGGGAGGCAGCGCTACGGACTGAAGCCGACGCACTGTACCGCGGCGTCTTCGACACGGCGATCTCCGTCTACCTGGATCGGTTCCTCAACAGCCCGCCCGCAACGATCCCCGAACCGGACGGCGATGGAGACCCCGAATCACTCCGCGAAGACCTGCTCGACGCGATGGATCGCGAGGGCGCTGTGAACGAGGCCGGACGGGCCGCGGTCGAGTGGCTCGCCGTCGCCGACGGGCCCGAGGCGGTCTGGACCACGCTCGGCGAGACGCTGCTCCGGGAAGACGCCGGGTTCCACACGCTCCAGAACTACGAGGCCGGCTGGCGGCAGTTCCACAGAGCCGCGAGCGGTAGCGAGCGGCGCAGAGCACTGGTAGCCGTCGCCCGCTACCAGGCGGCCCACTTCCCGACGCGACGCGAGGCCGAGCAGACGTTCTCGATCGCGACGCGGCTGCATCGAGGGGAGAAGCTGCACGAGTAA